From the genome of Bacteroidota bacterium:
TGGAAGAGTTTGACAAGAAGATCGTTTTACCGCACGAAAAGACCTTATCCAAAGCTAAAGAAGATCGGTTTAAATTATTTAAAGCGACAAAATCGAATTTCAGTCAGGTATTTAGTCTGTATTCTGATGCAGAGAAAAAGATCGATGCATATCTAAATCCTGTTCATTCAACATTTCCTGTTATTGATGTGGAATTTGAGAGTGTGCGAAATCAATTGTGGCAGATTTCAGATGTTTCCGTGATTGAAAATATTGCAGCATTAATGGAGCCAAAGCAAGTATTGATTGCCGACGGACATCATCGTTATGAAACAGGATTAGCATATCGTGATCTAATGCGTTCGCAAAACCCGAATCATACCGGAAAAGAATTGTATAATTACATTATGATGTTTTTCACGAATCTTGATGATGAAGGATTGGTAATTTTTCCGACACACCGGGTTGTTCATAGTCTGCCGAATTATGACGGAAGCGCCTTGGTGGCAACATTGCAGCAGCATTTTGATGTGCAGGTGTATCCTACGCCGGATATGATGATGAATGCACTGAAACAGTACCCGAAGTTTGCATACGGATTCGTCTCTAAACATTCTTCAAAATTCTTTGTGGCATCACTGAAAGATCCTTCAACGCTGAATACATTGGTACCCGAAAATCTTCCGCAGGAAGTGAAAAGTTTGGATGTTGTTCTTCTCCATAATTATATTCTCAGAAATCTGCTTGGAATTTCTCAGGAAGCGCAGGAAAAAAAATTGAACATTCATTACATCCAAAATGTTCATGAGTGCGTGGATGAAGTAGCAAGCGGAGCTTCGCAGATTGCGTTCTTTGTCAATCCAACCAGGATCGAACAGGTTCGTGACGTAACAAAATCCAGCAACACAATGCCCCAAAAATCGACTTTCTTTTATCCAAAACTGATTTCTGGTTTGGTATTCAATAAGATGGTTGAGTGAGGGGAGAGGATGTTTAATGAGGAAAAAAATAATTACCAATTACCAATTATCAATTTACAAATACCAAATTCTAAATTCTAAAACAACACCTTGGATCCTGAATCCTGAAT
Proteins encoded in this window:
- a CDS encoding DUF1015 domain-containing protein — its product is MATIRPFRGIRYNQMKVNISNVVAPPYDVISPEQQNGYYDKDVHNVIRLILGREEDRYASAATTYEQWQASDVLLRELTPSIYPLVQTFKTTEGKEVRRKGFIALCHLEEFDKKIVLPHEKTLSKAKEDRFKLFKATKSNFSQVFSLYSDAEKKIDAYLNPVHSTFPVIDVEFESVRNQLWQISDVSVIENIAALMEPKQVLIADGHHRYETGLAYRDLMRSQNPNHTGKELYNYIMMFFTNLDDEGLVIFPTHRVVHSLPNYDGSALVATLQQHFDVQVYPTPDMMMNALKQYPKFAYGFVSKHSSKFFVASLKDPSTLNTLVPENLPQEVKSLDVVLLHNYILRNLLGISQEAQEKKLNIHYIQNVHECVDEVASGASQIAFFVNPTRIEQVRDVTKSSNTMPQKSTFFYPKLISGLVFNKMVE